A section of the Streptomyces sp. CG1 genome encodes:
- a CDS encoding NADH-ubiquinone oxidoreductase-F iron-sulfur binding region domain-containing protein: MDRHCGDSRPTDGERAAVDALLGPPESSWEGAGRSDADLRWARGGRAARDRRDLLLPGLHAINDRIGWISEGALDYLCRRLTVPPAEAYGVATFYAMFSVGPRPATVLHVCTDLAGAAAGADQLCAGTTERLGSDVQVERSPCLGLCERAPAALAVRAGDPVRTAVAAPATVDDAVRAAGAPGSAPEEPPAAMAVPQAGQEDLVLLRRVGVADPASLHDYRAHGGYAALRRAFALGPAGVIREVTDSGLVGRGGAAFPTGRKWQATASQPGRPHYLVCSADESEPGTFKDRVIMEGDPYALVEAMTVAAYAIGARRGFLYIRGEYPRAIHRIQHAVDQARVRGLLGDDILGHGYAFDIEIRRGAGAYICGEETALFNSVEGYRGEPRSKPPFPVEKGLFGRPTVENNVETLVNVLPVLTMGAPAYAAIGTERSTGPKLYCVSGSVARPGVYELPFGATLGELLRLAGVRDGLRAVLLGGAAGGFVRPDELDIPLTFEGTREAGTTLGSGVVMAFDDSVPLLRLLLRIAEFFREESCGQCVPCRVGTVRQEEALRRIAERTGAAAANDIALLREAGRAMRDASICGLGQTAWNAVESAIDRLEAYA, encoded by the coding sequence GTGGATCGGCACTGCGGCGACAGCAGGCCGACGGATGGGGAACGGGCCGCCGTGGACGCCCTGTTGGGCCCGCCGGAGTCCTCCTGGGAGGGCGCCGGCCGCAGCGATGCGGATCTGCGGTGGGCGCGCGGCGGCCGTGCGGCCCGGGACCGCCGCGACCTGTTGTTGCCGGGGCTGCACGCGATCAACGACCGGATCGGCTGGATCAGCGAGGGCGCCCTCGACTACCTGTGCCGCCGGCTGACGGTGCCGCCGGCCGAGGCGTACGGGGTCGCCACCTTCTACGCGATGTTCTCGGTCGGGCCCCGCCCGGCGACCGTGCTGCACGTCTGCACCGACCTGGCGGGCGCGGCGGCCGGAGCGGACCAGCTGTGCGCCGGCACGACGGAACGGCTCGGCAGCGACGTCCAGGTCGAGCGCAGCCCCTGCCTCGGCCTGTGCGAGCGAGCCCCGGCGGCCCTCGCCGTCCGGGCGGGCGATCCGGTGCGTACGGCGGTGGCGGCACCGGCGACCGTGGATGACGCCGTACGCGCGGCCGGCGCGCCCGGCTCGGCACCCGAGGAGCCGCCGGCGGCCATGGCGGTGCCCCAGGCCGGGCAGGAGGACCTGGTCCTGCTGCGACGGGTGGGTGTGGCCGACCCGGCCTCGCTGCACGACTACCGCGCGCACGGCGGCTACGCCGCGCTGCGCCGGGCCTTCGCGCTCGGGCCCGCCGGAGTCATCCGCGAGGTCACCGACTCCGGTCTGGTGGGGCGCGGTGGCGCCGCCTTCCCGACCGGCCGCAAGTGGCAGGCCACGGCGTCCCAGCCCGGCCGCCCGCACTACCTCGTCTGCAGCGCCGACGAATCGGAGCCGGGCACCTTCAAGGACCGAGTGATCATGGAGGGCGATCCGTACGCGCTGGTCGAGGCGATGACCGTCGCGGCGTATGCGATCGGTGCGCGCCGGGGCTTCCTCTACATCCGCGGCGAATATCCGCGAGCGATACATCGTATACAGCATGCAGTCGACCAGGCGCGTGTCCGTGGCCTGCTGGGTGACGACATCCTCGGTCACGGCTACGCCTTCGACATCGAGATCCGGCGGGGCGCGGGGGCGTACATCTGCGGGGAGGAGACGGCCCTGTTCAACTCCGTCGAGGGGTACCGGGGCGAGCCGCGCTCGAAGCCTCCGTTTCCCGTGGAGAAGGGGCTGTTCGGCAGGCCGACGGTCGAGAACAACGTGGAGACGCTGGTCAACGTGCTGCCGGTCCTGACGATGGGCGCCCCGGCGTACGCGGCGATCGGCACCGAGCGGTCGACCGGGCCGAAGCTGTACTGCGTGTCCGGGAGCGTGGCGCGGCCCGGCGTCTACGAACTCCCCTTCGGCGCCACACTGGGCGAGCTGCTGCGCCTCGCCGGAGTGCGGGACGGGCTGCGGGCGGTGCTGCTCGGCGGCGCTGCGGGCGGGTTCGTACGGCCCGACGAGCTGGACATCCCGCTGACCTTCGAGGGCACCCGCGAGGCGGGCACCACGCTCGGCTCCGGTGTGGTGATGGCGTTCGACGACAGTGTGCCGCTGCTCCGGCTCCTGCTGCGGATCGCCGAGTTCTTCCGGGAGGAGTCCTGCGGGCAGTGTGTGCCGTGCCGGGTCGGGACCGTGCGGCAGGAGGAGGCGCTGCGCCGGATCGCCGAGCGCACCGGGGCCGCGGCCGCCAACG